The following proteins come from a genomic window of bacterium:
- the ruvA gene encoding Holliday junction branch migration protein RuvA — protein sequence MQLMIASLEGILSSKKEKFVVLDIAGTGYKIFVSNETNLTLPQEGGKVKLHTFLYVREDALELYGFATENEQMLFELLNTVSGIGPRAAMNILGASSPQKLQEAIAHGDEGILTAVSGIGKKLAARVIAELKDKIREVIHYEGGTKNIGDSEVFDALRKFGYGERQIQEVLRKLPADLTKIEERIRSALKMLGK from the coding sequence ATGCAATTAATGATTGCATCTTTGGAGGGCATTCTTTCGTCAAAAAAAGAAAAGTTCGTGGTGTTGGACATTGCTGGAACGGGCTATAAGATATTTGTTTCAAATGAAACGAATCTCACGTTACCACAAGAAGGGGGCAAAGTCAAACTACACACGTTTCTTTACGTGCGCGAAGACGCTCTGGAGCTATATGGCTTTGCGACCGAAAACGAACAGATGCTTTTTGAACTGCTTAACACGGTCTCCGGCATCGGGCCGAGAGCCGCAATGAATATCTTGGGCGCTTCAAGCCCGCAAAAACTTCAGGAGGCCATCGCGCACGGCGACGAAGGCATTCTTACTGCCGTATCGGGCATCGGCAAAAAACTTGCCGCAAGGGTGATTGCGGAACTCAAGGACAAGATCCGAGAAGTTATACATTATGAAGGCGGAACAAAGAACATCGGGGATTCGGAAGTATTCGATGCGCTTCGCAAGTTCGGCTACGGCGAGCGGCAGATACAGGAAGTTCTGCGGAAATTACCTGCCGACCTGACCAAAATTGAGGAGCGGATACGCTCTGCCTTGAAGATGCTGGGCAAGTAG
- the uvrB gene encoding excinuclease ABC subunit UvrB has translation MPDFKLRTEFKPEGDQLGAIEKLAENLQAHVPFQTLLGVTGSGKTFTMASVIERMKKPTLIISHNKTLAAQLYQEFREFFPGNSVHYFVSYYDYYQPEAYIPHTDTYIEKDAKINELIDKLRHATTQSLLSRNDVIVVASVSCIYGIGEPVEYEKASIVLEVGIRVSQKDVLRKLARLQFTRNDVAQIFGTYSVKGEVVEVYSMTGTEIVRMEWSRNVIERITVRSGTHEHERQTASVMIFPAKHFVTPQEKLHVALENIKTELKERLAVLKKNNRLLEAQRLEQRTKYDLEMMRETGYCNGIENYSRQLDFREPGRPPATLLDFFIHAHKKNWLLFVDESHMSMPQVRGMYNGDRARKEVLIDYGFRLPSALDNRPLKFDEFEKKIPQTIFVSATPAAFELEISKKHVAEQLIRPTGLLDPTIEVVPVKGQIPRLMKEVSLRVKRHERVLVVTLTKRLAEELTDYLKERNMKVQYLHSEVKTMDRPEILKDLRSGKYDVVVGINLLREGLDLPEVSLVAILDADKEGFLRNETTLVQTIGRAARHVNGHVIMFADAVTVSMRRAIRETGRRRKMQELYNKAHGITPRSIQKAIKDWEFASYKAATDPLQELMKTMFEREGYKDLKNIIKTLEKEMRLASKELEFEKAAVIRDQIAALKKRK, from the coding sequence ATGCCGGATTTTAAACTTCGAACAGAATTCAAGCCCGAGGGAGACCAATTGGGAGCCATAGAAAAGCTGGCAGAGAATTTGCAGGCCCATGTTCCCTTTCAGACGCTTTTGGGTGTTACCGGGTCGGGCAAGACCTTCACCATGGCATCGGTTATTGAGCGGATGAAAAAACCCACGCTCATCATATCGCACAACAAGACCCTTGCCGCACAACTTTATCAGGAATTTAGGGAATTCTTCCCGGGAAACTCCGTGCACTATTTTGTGAGTTACTATGATTACTACCAGCCGGAGGCCTATATTCCACACACGGATACATATATAGAAAAAGATGCCAAGATAAATGAACTTATCGATAAACTGCGGCATGCCACAACCCAATCGCTGCTTTCCAGGAACGACGTTATCGTTGTCGCATCGGTCTCGTGTATCTACGGGATCGGGGAGCCCGTTGAATACGAAAAAGCAAGCATTGTGCTTGAAGTCGGTATCCGTGTTTCGCAGAAAGACGTGTTGCGCAAGCTCGCTCGATTGCAATTTACAAGGAATGATGTCGCACAGATCTTCGGCACCTATAGTGTTAAGGGCGAGGTTGTTGAGGTATACAGTATGACCGGTACGGAGATTGTACGCATGGAGTGGAGCAGGAATGTTATTGAGCGTATCACCGTGAGGTCGGGGACCCATGAACACGAAAGGCAGACGGCTTCCGTAATGATATTTCCAGCAAAACACTTCGTGACCCCGCAGGAAAAACTCCATGTTGCCCTAGAAAACATAAAGACGGAGCTGAAAGAGCGGCTGGCAGTTCTTAAAAAGAACAACAGGCTGCTTGAGGCGCAAAGGCTGGAACAGCGCACGAAATATGATCTCGAGATGATGCGTGAGACGGGGTACTGCAACGGCATCGAAAATTATTCTCGGCAGCTGGATTTTAGAGAACCGGGCAGGCCCCCGGCAACACTACTTGATTTTTTTATCCATGCCCATAAAAAGAACTGGCTACTTTTCGTTGACGAATCGCACATGAGCATGCCCCAGGTGCGCGGTATGTATAACGGAGACCGGGCACGAAAGGAAGTGCTTATTGATTATGGATTCCGTCTGCCCTCGGCGCTCGACAACCGTCCATTAAAATTCGATGAATTCGAAAAAAAAATACCACAAACAATATTTGTATCGGCAACTCCTGCTGCATTTGAGCTCGAGATATCAAAAAAACACGTTGCCGAACAGCTCATACGTCCGACGGGATTGCTCGACCCGACTATCGAAGTGGTTCCCGTAAAGGGACAGATACCGCGGCTTATGAAGGAGGTCTCCTTGCGCGTCAAAAGACACGAGCGGGTGCTCGTGGTAACGCTTACCAAGAGACTGGCCGAAGAACTTACGGATTACCTCAAAGAACGAAATATGAAAGTGCAATATCTGCATTCGGAAGTAAAAACAATGGACCGTCCGGAAATTTTGAAGGACCTTCGCTCGGGAAAGTATGATGTGGTAGTAGGTATTAATTTATTGCGCGAAGGCCTTGACCTGCCGGAGGTTTCGCTTGTGGCGATACTCGATGCCGACAAAGAAGGATTTTTGCGGAACGAGACGACGCTTGTGCAGACAATCGGCCGCGCGGCGCGACATGTGAACGGCCACGTTATCATGTTCGCGGATGCCGTGACTGTTTCTATGCGACGTGCGATTCGTGAGACCGGACGCCGCAGAAAAATGCAGGAGCTTTATAACAAAGCACACGGCATTACCCCACGCAGCATTCAAAAAGCCATTAAAGACTGGGA
- a CDS encoding peptidoglycan bridge formation glycyltransferase FemA/FemB family protein, which produces MESSFLQTKEWAQFQESLGRRTFFIYGEPGRIAQESAWSALLIRHDLPLGKNYLYCPRGPIIGELRIKKIEEFLSRAARIAKEEGSIFLRWDVPFVKNSQFEIRNSQFLTYPIKSVQPQHTIVIDLAKPEDEILAEMHEKTRYNVRLAERRGVLVKQVPAESGIKTFWELLKQTAERDDFSSHHSAHYEKLAKTFSESQNETLSHVRMYVAEYMDMPLAAALIMFHDGTATYLHGASSNKNRDVMAPHLLHWYIMRDAKGEGCDTYDLWGIDDRNPHWAGITRFKRGFGGNEFSYANSYDIVFNRTWYGMYRVAKKFL; this is translated from the coding sequence ATGGAGAGTTCGTTTTTGCAAACAAAAGAATGGGCCCAGTTCCAAGAGTCGCTTGGCCGGCGGACTTTTTTTATTTATGGTGAGCCGGGTCGAATCGCCCAGGAGAGCGCGTGGAGCGCGCTGTTAATACGGCACGATCTGCCGCTTGGGAAAAATTATTTATATTGCCCCCGCGGACCGATTATTGGCGAATTACGGATTAAAAAAATCGAAGAATTTTTAAGTAGGGCTGCGCGGATTGCAAAAGAAGAGGGCAGTATATTCTTGCGTTGGGATGTCCCATTTGTAAAAAATTCTCAATTCGAAATTCGTAATTCGCAATTCCTCACCTATCCTATAAAAAGCGTCCAGCCGCAACATACTATTGTCATCGATCTTGCAAAACCTGAGGACGAGATTCTGGCGGAGATGCACGAGAAGACGCGATATAATGTACGTCTTGCCGAGCGTCGCGGAGTTTTAGTAAAACAGGTTCCCGCAGAAAGCGGAATAAAAACTTTCTGGGAGTTGCTGAAACAAACTGCCGAACGCGACGATTTTTCGTCACACCACTCGGCACACTATGAGAAGCTTGCCAAAACCTTCAGCGAATCACAAAACGAGACGCTGTCGCATGTGCGAATGTATGTGGCAGAATATATGGATATGCCGCTTGCCGCAGCACTTATTATGTTCCACGACGGAACGGCAACCTATCTGCATGGCGCATCCTCAAACAAAAATCGCGATGTGATGGCGCCGCACCTTCTCCACTGGTACATCATGCGGGATGCCAAGGGAGAGGGGTGTGACACGTACGATCTTTGGGGTATTGATGATAGGAATCCTCACTGGGCCGGGATCACTCGATTCAAGCGCGGCTTTGGGGGTAATGAATTTTCCTA